The region CGGGCGCTCATGGATGACGTCTCCCCCCGCCTCACGGTACGGTTGAAGGACCGGGTGGAGGGTGTGGAAGGCGTCGTTAAAGGCAGCACACAGGTTCGCGCCCGTTTTGTCGGCAGCCGGCCTTACGTGGAGGTAAGCTTGGGTACCCCGCGCGGCGGATCGCTGGAATCCGCACACGAGATCAGTGAGCAGGTCGAACGGGCAATTTCCGCTGAGTTGGCAGGCGCACACACGACGGTACATGTGGAGCCGGTCGCCGCAGCCGGCGAGGGACCCGCGACCGGCGTGCGAGCCGCTGCCGACCGCCTTGGCCTGCACGTTCATAATATTCACGTGTACGCGCTGGCAGCCGGGGTCAAAGTGGAACTCGACCTTGAAGTGAGCGAAGAACTTTCCGTCGAAGCAGCTCACCAGCATTCGGAGGCCCTCGAGAGTGCCGTCCGGAGCGAGTTGCCCGGTCCATTGCAGCTCAGCATTCACCTGGAGCCCCGGGACGAACGGCCGAAACCTGCCGTGCGCCAAGCCTCCGTCAGGGCGCGGGTGGAAGCCGCCCTTCGGGAGATTCCCGGGACGCAGGACATCGTGGTGGGGGACGTTCTGACCACGGATGACGGTTGCGTCGTAACGCTCAAGCAGAGCTTCCCGCCCTCCACCGAACTAAAAGTGGCCCACGAGGTTATGGCTGGCCTGGAGGGCGCACTGCGCGCAGCCGTTCCCGAAGTGGTCCGGGTTCACGTCGACCCGGAAATCTGCTTGAGCCCGGGT is a window of Verrucomicrobiota bacterium DNA encoding:
- a CDS encoding cation diffusion facilitator family transporter translates to MKPQAADPKWAIATLSVLSSGVLALLKFLVGLFTGSLGLLAEAAHSLLDVVSSLITLLVVRVAAVPPDQNHPYGHERAENLGALAGMIMLAATAFLIIYHAIRKIAVHPDPPRITFWSFAVLLASMVVDFLRARSLRKAAREHGSSALASDAEHFANDMAGAAAVLLGLAVVALARAVPVPGWLVGRADAIAGLVVAAIALHSVWRLGSEAVRALMDDVSPRLTVRLKDRVEGVEGVVKGSTQVRARFVGSRPYVEVSLGTPRGGSLESAHEISEQVERAISAELAGAHTTVHVEPVAAAGEGPATGVRAAADRLGLHVHNIHVYALAAGVKVELDLEVSEELSVEAAHQHSEALESAVRSELPGPLQLSIHLEPRDERPKPAVRQASVRARVEAALREIPGTQDIVVGDVLTTDDGCVVTLKQSFPPSTELKVAHEVMAGLEGALRAAVPEVVRVHVDPEICLSPGQ